From a single Nicotiana tomentosiformis chromosome 2, ASM39032v3, whole genome shotgun sequence genomic region:
- the LOC104105986 gene encoding premnaspirodiene oxygenase-like — MEIQFSNLVAFLLFLSSIFLVFKKWKTRKLNLPPGPWKLPFIGSLHHLAVAGPLPHHGLKNLAKRYGPLMHLQLGQIPTLVISSPQMAKEVLKTHDLAFATRPKLVVADIIHYDSTDIAFSPYGEYWRQIRKICILELLSAKMVKFFSSIRQDELSKMVSYIRTTPNLPVNLTDKIFWFTSSVICRSALGKICGDQDKLIIFMREIISLAGGFSIADFFPTWKMIHDIDGSKSKLVKAHRKIDEILENVVNEHKQNRADGKKGNGEFGGEDLIDVLLRVRESGEIQIPITDDNIKSILIDMFSAGSETSSTTIIWALAEMMKKPSVLAKAQAEVRQALKGKKISFQEIDIDKLKYLKLVIKETLRMHPPIPLLVPRECMEDTKIDGYNIPFKTRVIVNAWAIGRDPQSWDDPESFTPERFENNSIDFLGNHHQFIPFGAGRRICPGMLFGLANVGQPLAQLLYHFDWKLPNGQTHQNFDMTESPGISATRKDDLILIATPAHS; from the exons ATGGAGATTCAGTTTTCTAACTTAGTTGCATTCTTGCTCTTTCTCTCCAGCATCTTTCTTGTATTCAAAAAATGGAAAACCAGAAAACTAAATTTGCCTCCTGGTCCATGGAAATTACCTTTTATTGGAAGTTTACACCATTTGGCTGTGGCAGGTCCACTTCCTCACCATGGCCTAAAAAATTTAGCCAAACGCTATGGTCCTCTTATGCATTTACAACTTGGACAAATTCCTACACTCGTCATATCATCACCTCAAATGGCAAAAGAAGTACTAAAAACTCACGACCTCGCTTTTGCCACTAGACCAAAGCTTGTCGTGGCCGACATCATTCACTACGACAGCACGGACATAGCATTTTCGCCATACGGTGAATACTGGAGACAAATTCGTAAAATTTGCATATTGGAACTCTTGAGTGCCAAGATGGTCAAGTTTTTTAGCTCGATTCGCCAAGATGAGCTCTCGAAGATGGTTTCATATATACGAACGACGCCCAATCTTCCAGTCAATCTTACCGACAAGATTTTTTGGTTTACGAGTTCGGTAATTTGTAGATCAGCTTTAGGGAAGATATGTGGTGACCAAGACAAATTGATCATTTTTATGAGGGAAATAATATCATTGGCAGGTGGATTTAGTATTGCTGATTTTTTCCCTACATGGAAAATGATTCATGATATTGATGGTTCAAAATCTAAACTGGTGAAGGCACATCGTAAGATTGATGAAATTTTGGAAAATGTGGTAAATGAGCACAAACAGAATCGAGCAGATGGTAAAAAGGGTAATGGTGAATTTGGTGGAGAAGATCTGATTGATGTTTTGTTAAGAGTTAGAGAAAGTGGAGAAATTCAAATTCCAATCACAGATGACAATATCAAATCAATATTAATC GACATGTTCTCTGCCGGATCGGAAACATCATCGACAACTATAATTTGGGCATTAGCTGAAATGATGAAGAAACCAAGTGTTTTAGCAAAGGCACAAGCTGAAGTGAGGCAAGCTTTGAAGGGGAAGAAAATTAGTTTTCAAGAGATTGATATTGATAAGCTAaagtatttgaagttagtgatcAAAGAAACTTTAAGAATGCACCCTCCAATTCCTCTGTTAGTCCCTAGAGAATGTATGGAAGATACAAAGATTGATGGTTACAATATACCTTTCAAAACAAGAGTCATTGTTAATGCATGGGCAATTGGACGAGATCCTCAAAGTTGGGATGATCCTGAAAGCTTTACGCCAGAGAGATTTGAGAATAATTCTATTGATTTTCTTGGAAATCATCATCAATTTATTCCATTTGGTGCAGGAAGAAGGATTTGTCCTGGAATGCTATTTGGTTTAGCTAATGTTGGACAACCTTTAGCTCAGTTACTTTATCACTTCGATTGGAAACTCCCTAATGGACAAACTCACCAAAATTTCGACATGACTGAGTCACCTGGAATTTCTGCTACAAGAAAGGATGATCTTATTTTGATTGCCACTCCTGCTCATTCTTGA
- the LOC104105987 gene encoding rac-like GTP-binding protein RHO1, translating into MSASRFIKCVTVGDGAVGKTCLLISYTSNTFPTDYVPTVFDNFSANVVVNGSTVNLGLWDTAGQEDYNRLRPLSYRGADVFILAFSLISKASYENVSKKWIPELKHYAPGVPIVLVGTKLDLRDDKQFFIDHPGAVPITTAQGEELRKTIGAPSYIECSSKTQENVKAVFDAAIKVVLQPPKAKKKKGKSQRACSIL; encoded by the exons ATGAGCGCATCGAGGTTCATAAAGTGTGTGACGGTGGGGGATGGTGCCGTTGGCAAGACTTGTCTCTTGATTTCCTACACCAGTAATACCTTCCCCACG GATTATGTGCCGACTGTGTTCGACAATTTCAGTGCAAATGTGGTTGTCAATGGGAGCACTGTCAATCTAGGGTTGTGGGATACTGCTG GACAGGAGGATTACAATAGGTTAAGACCTCTGAGTTACCGTGGAGCTGATGTTTTCATTTTGGCATTCTCTCTCATCAGTAAAGCCAGCTATGAAAATGTTTCCAAGAAG tgGATTCCTGAGTTGAAGCATTACGCCCCTGGTGTCCCTATAGTGCTTGTTGGGACAAAACTTG ATCTTCGGGATGATAAGCAATTCTTCATAGACCATCCTGGTGCTGTGCCAATTACTACTGCTCAG GGTGAGGAACTGAGGAAAACGATCGGAGCACCTTCCTACATTGAATGTAGTTCAAAAACACAGGAG AATGTAAAAGCAGTTTTTGATGCTGCCATTAAAGTTGTGCTCCAGCCACCCAAGgcgaagaaaaagaaaggaaagtcTCAAAGGGCCTGCTCAATTTTGTGA